From Paenibacillus sp. V4I7, one genomic window encodes:
- a CDS encoding flagellar protein — protein sequence MPVQQLMVANCPRCGKVFQKNLRNQCTDCSSSMDSMLTSSLEFLRKNHRSTNIQFSEATGVSQEQVHTWIKEGKLLLSDYPNLNYPCASCSKPIRGQKAMPGLRVPN from the coding sequence TGGTCGCTAACTGTCCTAGATGCGGGAAAGTGTTCCAGAAGAATTTGCGAAATCAATGTACAGATTGCAGTAGCAGCATGGATTCCATGCTCACGAGCAGTCTTGAATTTCTACGTAAAAATCATCGCTCAACGAATATACAATTCAGCGAAGCTACAGGTGTTTCACAAGAGCAGGTGCATACTTGGATCAAAGAGGGAAAGCTGCTGCTTTCGGATTATCCGAATTTGAACTATCCCTGCGCTTCATGCTCGAAACCGATTCGTGGGCAAAAAGCTATGCCCGGATTGCGCGTACCGAATTAA
- a CDS encoding cupredoxin domain-containing protein — translation MQKWIFFVLFILAGALGLGVLFQDISDRQVAKEAEAAAGKSQQLKIVASNWQFDAADYTIKSGEPTKVSLSLKEGVHSIEIQGLDIKLDKENPSKQVTFDKPGTYEIICTLPCGEGHATMKSKLVVS, via the coding sequence ATGCAAAAGTGGATTTTCTTTGTGTTATTTATACTTGCGGGCGCATTGGGGCTGGGAGTCCTCTTTCAAGATATTTCTGACCGCCAAGTGGCTAAGGAAGCTGAGGCTGCCGCTGGCAAAAGTCAACAGCTTAAAATTGTAGCTTCTAACTGGCAGTTCGATGCAGCAGATTATACGATTAAAAGTGGAGAGCCTACGAAAGTTTCCTTGTCATTAAAAGAAGGCGTTCATTCGATTGAAATTCAAGGGTTGGATATCAAGCTTGATAAAGAAAACCCGTCGAAACAAGTAACTTTTGACAAACCAGGTACATATGAAATTATTTGTACGCTTCCTTGTGGTGAAGGCCATGCAACAATGAAATCCAAATTAGTTGTTTCTTAA
- a CDS encoding pyrimidine-nucleoside phosphorylase — MRMVDLIHKKRSGEVLSEQEITYIVSGYTRGDIPDYQMSALLMAIFFNGMISEEISALTLAMAGSGEMIDLSEIAGIKVDKHSTGGVGDKISLIVGPIVASLGIPVAKMSGRGLGHTGGTVDKLESIPGFQIELTKEDFIHAVNTNKIAIVGQSGNLAPADKKMYALRDVTATVDSIPLIASSIMSKKIASGADAIVLDVKIGSGAFMKTVDDARALARTMVDIGTQLKRNTIAMITDMEQPLGREIGNANEIRESIEVLRGTGDKELTKVAISVAAYMSLLGKVFESFEEAQVAVRDIVMNGRALETFKRFIASQGGDPNVVDQPELLPTAAYHFEVLAEKDGFINQINAEQIGIAAMLLGAGRAKKEDQIDYAVGLTLNKKIGDEVQVGESICTIHANQQDVKAVETMIQGAYRIENSKPAPVQLIYDVIV, encoded by the coding sequence ATGAGAATGGTTGATTTAATCCATAAGAAACGTTCTGGTGAAGTGCTTAGTGAGCAAGAAATTACGTATATTGTTAGCGGATATACACGCGGTGATATTCCGGATTATCAAATGTCAGCTTTACTGATGGCTATTTTCTTCAATGGGATGATAAGTGAAGAGATCTCTGCACTGACGTTAGCCATGGCAGGATCAGGAGAAATGATCGATTTATCGGAGATTGCTGGGATTAAAGTGGATAAACACTCAACAGGCGGGGTTGGGGACAAAATAAGCCTAATCGTTGGACCTATTGTAGCTTCCCTTGGAATCCCTGTTGCCAAAATGTCTGGCAGAGGATTAGGACATACGGGGGGTACGGTAGATAAGCTGGAGTCGATTCCAGGCTTTCAGATTGAATTGACGAAAGAAGATTTTATTCATGCGGTGAATACGAATAAAATTGCCATCGTTGGTCAGAGTGGTAACCTAGCTCCTGCTGACAAAAAGATGTATGCACTTCGCGACGTAACAGCAACGGTAGATTCGATTCCCTTAATCGCGAGTTCAATTATGAGCAAGAAGATTGCTTCCGGAGCAGATGCCATTGTGCTGGACGTGAAAATCGGTTCAGGCGCTTTCATGAAAACAGTGGACGATGCAAGAGCCCTTGCTCGTACGATGGTCGATATCGGAACGCAATTGAAGCGAAATACCATTGCCATGATTACGGACATGGAGCAGCCGCTCGGACGTGAAATCGGAAACGCAAATGAGATTCGTGAATCCATTGAAGTGCTCCGCGGAACCGGCGATAAGGAGTTAACTAAGGTAGCGATCTCCGTTGCTGCCTACATGTCGCTGCTGGGGAAAGTGTTTGAGAGCTTCGAGGAGGCTCAGGTGGCTGTCCGCGATATTGTCATGAATGGAAGGGCGTTAGAGACATTCAAACGCTTCATAGCCAGCCAGGGCGGCGATCCGAATGTGGTAGACCAACCAGAGCTCCTTCCGACGGCCGCTTATCATTTCGAAGTGCTAGCTGAGAAAGATGGCTTTATCAATCAGATCAATGCGGAACAAATTGGTATTGCTGCGATGCTGCTTGGTGCTGGTCGTGCCAAGAAGGAAGATCAGATTGATTATGCAGTAGGTCTTACTTTGAATAAGAAAATCGGTGACGAGGTACAGGTTGGCGAATCCATTTGTACCATTCATGCGAATCAACAGGATGTGAAGGCAGTCGAGACCATGATTCAAGGAGCCTATCGCATCGAGAACAGCAAGCCTGCTCCCGTTCAATTAATTTATGATGTCATTGTTTAA
- a CDS encoding D-alanyl-D-alanine carboxypeptidase family protein: MRKKGLISFICLQLCLMLLIPAAFAEEKKAPSVDLTPNAQSAVLMDADTGTVIAEKNKDAKLPPASITKIMTMLLIMEAIDKGNIKMDEKVKVSEYAASMGGSQIFLEPGEEMTVEEMLKGIAMASGNDASVAMAEKIAGSEENFVQMMNERAQQLGMNNTHFSNCNGLPVANHYTTANDIAVMSRELLKHEGITKFTGAYQDYLRKETASPFWLVNTNKLVRFYSGADGLKTGYTSEAKFCLSATAKRENLRVVAVVLGEPNTKTRNAEVTKLFDYAFAQYTNYPLFKSGDSLGNFTINKGQVSTVPLVAKQNYSILMKKGTVTGEIRHELKLDPNIKAPISMGQPIGRIVVYNGDSLLAEYPLESPIAVDKASWWKLLKRTTSHLFHTD, translated from the coding sequence ATGCGAAAAAAAGGGCTAATAAGTTTTATCTGTTTACAGCTATGTTTGATGCTGCTCATACCGGCCGCGTTTGCGGAAGAGAAGAAAGCACCTTCGGTTGATTTGACACCGAATGCACAGTCCGCAGTGTTAATGGATGCAGACACGGGCACGGTCATTGCCGAAAAGAATAAGGATGCAAAGCTGCCTCCAGCCAGCATTACGAAAATCATGACGATGCTGCTCATTATGGAAGCTATCGACAAAGGCAACATTAAAATGGATGAGAAGGTCAAGGTCAGTGAGTATGCGGCTTCCATGGGTGGATCGCAAATTTTTCTTGAGCCTGGCGAAGAGATGACAGTTGAGGAAATGCTGAAGGGGATTGCCATGGCTTCCGGTAACGATGCATCTGTAGCAATGGCCGAGAAAATCGCTGGCTCGGAAGAGAATTTTGTACAAATGATGAATGAACGTGCACAGCAGTTAGGTATGAATAACACCCATTTCTCTAACTGCAACGGACTGCCTGTAGCCAATCATTATACAACAGCGAATGATATTGCCGTCATGTCGAGAGAATTGCTCAAGCATGAGGGGATAACTAAATTTACAGGAGCCTATCAAGACTATCTACGAAAAGAAACGGCATCTCCGTTCTGGCTCGTGAATACGAACAAGTTAGTGCGCTTCTACAGCGGTGCGGATGGTCTAAAAACAGGATACACAAGTGAAGCGAAATTTTGCTTATCTGCAACGGCAAAACGTGAAAATTTACGCGTTGTTGCTGTGGTACTTGGTGAACCGAATACAAAAACTCGAAATGCTGAAGTAACGAAGCTGTTTGATTACGCTTTTGCGCAATATACGAACTATCCTTTGTTTAAGTCAGGCGACAGTCTTGGAAATTTTACGATTAATAAAGGCCAGGTTTCGACAGTGCCGTTAGTCGCGAAGCAAAATTATAGTATTTTAATGAAAAAGGGCACCGTGACTGGGGAGATTCGACATGAACTGAAACTCGATCCAAACATAAAAGCACCGATTTCAATGGGGCAACCTATCGGAAGAATTGTTGTTTACAATGGCGATAGTTTGCTTGCTGAATACCCACTCGAGTCTCCTATTGCCGTAGATAAAGCGTCCTGGTGGAAGCTATTAAAGCGAACCACATCGCATTTGTTCCATACGGATTAA
- the spoIIAA gene encoding anti-sigma F factor antagonist, protein MSLQIEFEQGRRALIVRLKGELDHHTADVVKARMEEAIAKEHTRHLILSLKDLSFMDSSGLGVILGRYKQITSKGGKMVVCDVAPAVYRLFELSGMFKIVSIQDNERNAMSSLEVAL, encoded by the coding sequence TTGAGCCTGCAAATTGAATTCGAGCAAGGCCGAAGAGCGCTGATTGTTAGATTGAAAGGCGAGTTGGATCATCACACAGCCGATGTAGTGAAGGCGAGGATGGAGGAAGCGATTGCCAAAGAGCATACGCGCCATCTAATCCTTAGCCTGAAGGATCTTTCCTTCATGGACAGCTCGGGTCTTGGCGTCATTCTTGGCCGCTATAAGCAGATTACGAGTAAAGGCGGCAAAATGGTCGTTTGTGACGTTGCTCCTGCAGTCTATCGCTTGTTCGAGCTTTCTGGAATGTTCAAGATTGTATCTATACAGGACAACGAACGCAATGCAATGTCCAGTTTGGAGGTTGCATTATGA
- the spoIIAB gene encoding anti-sigma F factor — MSEHNFMTLEFASRSENEAFARVAVAAFVSQLDPTLNELTDIKTVVSEAVTNSIIHGYNNRTDGVIIISTQIDDDVVRITIEDKGSGIADLEQAKQPLYTSKPELERSGMGFTIMENFMDEVEVVTAVGIGTKINMLKRIESKKALYN, encoded by the coding sequence ATGAGTGAACATAACTTTATGACACTTGAGTTTGCCAGTCGCTCGGAGAATGAAGCTTTTGCTCGTGTAGCCGTTGCTGCTTTCGTCTCTCAATTGGATCCTACGCTGAATGAATTGACTGATATTAAGACGGTTGTTTCTGAAGCAGTAACGAATTCGATTATTCATGGCTATAACAATAGAACGGATGGCGTTATCATCATTTCGACGCAAATTGACGACGACGTGGTTCGGATTACGATCGAAGACAAGGGTTCAGGTATTGCGGATTTAGAACAGGCGAAACAGCCGCTATATACATCCAAACCAGAGTTGGAACGCTCTGGCATGGGTTTCACGATTATGGAAAATTTCATGGACGAAGTAGAAGTTGTGACGGCCGTCGGAATCGGAACCAAAATAAACATGTTGAAGCGAATTGAATCTAAAAAAGCTTTATACAATTAG
- the sigF gene encoding RNA polymerase sporulation sigma factor SigF, whose amino-acid sequence MDVDLKHASHSYLDDSEVKRLIALSQSGDGLARETLVSCNIRLVWSVVQRFLNRGYEAEDLFQIGCIGLLKSVDKFDLSYDVKFSTYAVPMIIGEIQRFLRDDGTLKVSRSLKELANKIRKTKDELSKRLGRLPTIKEVAEELMITAEEVVFAQEANKPLSSIHETVFENDGDPITLMDQISDESGEKWFEKLALNEAIGTLSERERLIVYLRYFRDQTQSEVASRLGISQVQVSRLEKKILQSIKDQIAQ is encoded by the coding sequence ATGGATGTCGATCTGAAACATGCTTCTCATAGTTATTTAGACGATTCGGAAGTCAAACGGTTAATCGCCCTCAGCCAATCCGGAGATGGACTCGCCAGAGAAACACTTGTCAGCTGCAATATCCGCTTGGTTTGGTCTGTGGTTCAACGTTTTTTGAACCGAGGATACGAAGCCGAAGACTTGTTCCAGATCGGTTGTATCGGACTGCTGAAGTCCGTAGACAAATTCGATCTATCTTATGATGTTAAGTTTTCAACCTATGCAGTACCGATGATTATCGGTGAAATTCAACGTTTCCTTCGCGATGACGGAACACTCAAAGTAAGCCGTTCCCTCAAAGAGTTGGCGAATAAGATTCGCAAGACGAAGGACGAACTTTCGAAGCGGCTTGGCAGATTGCCTACGATCAAAGAGGTCGCAGAGGAGCTTATGATAACGGCAGAGGAAGTTGTTTTCGCGCAAGAGGCGAATAAACCTCTCTCTTCCATCCATGAGACCGTCTTTGAGAACGACGGTGACCCCATTACGCTAATGGATCAAATCTCGGATGAGTCCGGCGAGAAGTGGTTCGAGAAGCTTGCTCTTAATGAAGCCATTGGAACGCTTTCGGAGCGAGAAAGACTCATTGTTTATCTCCGCTATTTTCGGGATCAAACGCAATCCGAGGTCGCAAGTAGGTTAGGAATTTCCCAAGTGCAGGTGTCACGATTGGAAAAGAAAATTTTGCAATCGATTAAAGATCAGATTGCTCAATAA
- a CDS encoding SulP family inorganic anion transporter — translation MYSKWKDSWFFNIRKDVLSGITVALALIPEAIAFSILAGVDPMVGLYASFIIAIVISFTGGRMGMISAATGAMASLMGPLVAKYGIEYLFAASILTGVIQYVMGVLKFGKFITFIPNSVIVGFVNALAIIIFMAQLTNFNGASWQMYAMVVGTLAIIYLLPLITKAIPSALVAIIVMTILSMNFHLDLRTVGDMGEITQTLPFFHIPDLTLSLQAIGYIFPISLALAVVGMTESLMTATIVDEMTETKSDKNKEVRGQGIANMVSGFFGGMAGCAMIGQTVINVKSGGRSRLSTFVSGVFLLFLIMVLGNVVKQIPMAALVGVMFMVSVGTFDWQSLKTLVKIPRSDALVMIITVAIVVATSNLAIGVLSGVTLSAVIFGWRSAKIKAHISNDKNGSIIYRISGQLFFGTMAHFIDLFDYRNDPDTITIDFSSSHVWDHSAVTAITKTISRYEQLGKKVICIGLNEESKLMVEQVR, via the coding sequence ATTTATAGTAAATGGAAGGATTCATGGTTTTTTAATATTCGTAAGGATGTTTTGTCCGGTATAACGGTGGCCTTAGCTTTAATTCCCGAAGCTATCGCGTTCTCCATTCTAGCAGGTGTAGACCCTATGGTTGGCTTGTATGCTTCTTTCATTATTGCCATAGTGATATCATTCACAGGTGGTCGGATGGGAATGATTTCAGCGGCTACAGGTGCGATGGCCTCTCTAATGGGACCTTTAGTTGCAAAATATGGGATTGAATATTTGTTTGCGGCCAGCATTTTGACAGGTGTTATTCAATATGTGATGGGTGTTTTGAAATTTGGCAAATTTATTACGTTTATTCCGAACTCTGTCATTGTTGGGTTTGTTAATGCACTCGCCATTATTATTTTCATGGCTCAACTTACTAATTTCAACGGGGCAAGCTGGCAGATGTATGCCATGGTTGTAGGTACTTTGGCTATTATTTATTTGCTTCCTTTGATTACGAAAGCCATACCTTCTGCGTTGGTTGCCATTATCGTGATGACGATTCTATCTATGAACTTCCACCTAGATTTGCGAACAGTTGGTGATATGGGTGAAATTACACAAACCTTGCCGTTCTTCCATATTCCTGACTTAACGCTATCTCTTCAAGCAATTGGATATATATTTCCTATTTCCTTGGCATTAGCTGTTGTAGGTATGACCGAATCCTTGATGACAGCTACGATTGTAGATGAGATGACCGAAACGAAAAGTGATAAAAATAAAGAGGTGAGAGGGCAGGGCATAGCCAATATGGTGTCTGGCTTTTTCGGTGGGATGGCAGGGTGTGCCATGATTGGTCAAACCGTCATAAACGTGAAATCGGGTGGTCGATCCCGACTATCTACCTTTGTTTCGGGGGTTTTCCTGCTGTTCTTAATCATGGTATTAGGCAATGTAGTCAAGCAAATTCCGATGGCTGCGCTAGTTGGTGTAATGTTCATGGTATCTGTAGGGACATTCGATTGGCAGTCGCTTAAAACCTTAGTTAAAATTCCGCGGAGTGACGCGCTAGTCATGATCATTACAGTAGCCATCGTTGTAGCAACTTCCAATTTAGCGATTGGCGTTTTATCAGGCGTTACATTAAGTGCGGTGATATTTGGCTGGAGATCGGCCAAAATTAAGGCGCATATTTCCAATGACAAGAATGGCTCAATCATATATCGCATTTCCGGCCAGCTGTTTTTTGGAACAATGGCACATTTTATTGATTTATTTGATTATAGAAACGACCCAGATACGATTACGATTGATTTTAGCTCGTCACATGTTTGGGATCATTCCGCTGTGACGGCTATTACCAAAACCATTTCGAGATATGAGCAATTGGGTAAAAAAGTCATCTGTATAGGTTTAAACGAGGAAAGTAAATTAATGGTTGAACAAGTCAGATAA
- a CDS encoding DUF378 domain-containing protein, whose translation MAKFALTLVIIGALNWLLVGLFEWDLVSALLGGDSHRESSGLSRIVYTIVGLCGIYCVRFYSDDRHSAR comes from the coding sequence ATGGCAAAATTCGCGTTAACACTAGTCATTATTGGTGCGCTGAATTGGCTCTTGGTTGGGCTTTTCGAGTGGGATTTAGTTTCTGCTTTATTGGGAGGAGATTCTCATCGTGAATCTTCCGGTCTTAGCCGCATCGTTTATACGATTGTGGGCTTATGCGGAATTTACTGCGTGAGATTTTATTCAGACGACAGGCACTCTGCCCGATAA
- a CDS encoding stage V sporulation protein AA: protein MVQEGKPYLYIRLRRKASVRKGNVVCLRHIAQIFVEPEYEQALNELIIHQPQQEDGNRVLIDMMLIVRKVKDLYPQLQIEHFGEPHVLLEIISDPRKPSPILIGLVWLLLFIGSGLAIMNFHADVSMLEVHQRIYELMTGKKVDHPLILQIPYSLGIGVGMVIFFNHLFKKKFNEEPSPLEVEMFMYQENINHYVITEEYIKIHEEGDRA from the coding sequence ATGGTCCAGGAAGGAAAACCATATCTATACATCCGCCTTCGTCGAAAAGCTAGTGTTCGCAAAGGGAATGTTGTGTGTTTACGTCATATCGCTCAGATTTTCGTGGAGCCTGAATATGAGCAAGCTCTGAACGAATTGATCATTCATCAACCGCAACAAGAGGATGGCAATCGCGTTCTCATTGACATGATGCTGATCGTTCGTAAAGTGAAAGATCTTTATCCACAGCTGCAAATTGAGCATTTCGGAGAACCACATGTGCTTCTCGAGATTATTTCCGATCCTAGAAAGCCTAGTCCCATACTTATCGGTTTGGTTTGGTTGCTTTTGTTCATCGGTTCAGGACTGGCCATCATGAATTTTCATGCGGATGTTTCCATGTTGGAAGTTCACCAACGCATTTATGAATTAATGACAGGGAAAAAGGTGGATCATCCACTCATTTTACAAATCCCTTATTCACTAGGGATTGGTGTTGGAATGGTCATTTTTTTCAACCATCTGTTCAAGAAGAAATTCAATGAAGAACCAAGCCCGCTGGAAGTGGAAATGTTCATGTACCAGGAAAACATAAACCATTATGTGATAACAGAAGAATATATCAAAATTCATGAGGAAGGAGACCGTGCGTGA